The genomic segment tgctcggactcttcaaaatgtCATCAGATACGTGACGGATCCTTCAAAGTAGTGTAtatttggaggatccaacacggATATGACAAATTTTTTGGAAAGTTCGAGCAACTTAGCTCCTGACTGTATTTTCGAAGAGCCCGAGCAACATAGCATAAAAGTTCAAATGGATTGTGTTTTCTTTATGTTAAGATTGCATTGTTAGCTGAAAATGGGAAAATTTGCAGGGATGTTTGGGAAAATTCTAGCCATTTTCTTCGTGGGGTTCGCGGTGTATGCTTATCGCACACTGCAGCCTCCTCCTCCGAAAATTTGTGGCACCCCTGACGGTCCTCCTATCACAGCACCAAGAGTTAAACTCAGCGATGGCCGATACTTAGCTTACAAAGAACATGGTGTACCGAAAGACCAAGCCAGACATAAGATTGTGTTCATCCACGGGTATGATTCTAACAGACACGACGCTGTTGTTGCAACTGGCCTCTCTCCGGTAACTCTTGTCCCTTCACCTGCAATCCGTATTCATTTGTCTTGCTTATACACGCTTTAACGTCATAACTTTTATGGTTACAGGAGGTTATAGAAAGCTTGGGGGTATACATTGTTTCGATTGATAGACCTGGTTATGGCGAAAGTGATCCTAATCCAAAACGAACAGTAAAGAGCTTGGCGTTTGATGTACAGGAACTTGCTGATCGATTAGAGCTCGGGTCCAAATTCTATGTCATTGGATTTTCGATGGGGGGACAAGCCGTTTGGACCTTGCTCAAATATATTCCTCACAGGTACTTGTATGATTTGGGCTTCAGATATACTATTTGTTGCAGTTCTAGTGAATGTTTATGCAATTTTATGCTTCACGTTGATAAGTACTAGGGTCAGATGAATTCGGAATTGCAATGTTTGTGTCTGCTTTGTCTATCACGTCAAAAGTACTAGGTTCAGATGAACTCGGTATTGCAATGTTTGTGTCTGGTTTGTATATCACGTCAAAAGTACTAGGTTTAGATGAACTCGGTATTGCAATGTTTGTGTCTGCTTTGTATATCACGTCAAAAGTACTAGGTTCAGATGAACTCGGTATTGCAATGTTGTGATGTGTGACAGATTGGCTGGAGCGGCTCTTCTAGCGCCGGTTACTAACTACTGGTGGCCTAACTTCCCCGCGAACTTGTCCACTGAAGCGTTCAGCCATCAGCTTCCTCAGGATAGATGGAATCTCCGCGTTGCTCACTATCTTCCGTGGCTTACGAATTGGTGGAACACACAGAAGTTTTTCCCTGCTTGTAGTGCTGCTTCTTACAACCCGGGCGTTCTTTCTCCCCAGGACTTAGCATTAATGCCCAAGTATCGCGCCAGAAGAGTTTTTTACGTAAGTGTTCTCCTCTCGAGATCATACCTCTCGTTACATTTTAGCTGTCGCTTGTTCATACTGTTATGTTACGATGTACATACCTGTTTGAAAGGAGAGAGTTAGAGCAACGGTAAAGTTATCTCCGTATGACCTATAGGTCACGAGTTCTATCTGTGTGATCAACAACTGTTTCTTGCATCAAGTTAGATTTCCTGGATCACACACCCTTCGCGCTGCAGCCCTtttttttgatttcattttttcaCCGGGCTTGAACCATGtctcctgaacaatctcagtgaAAGCGTAGCGCGCCTGGACCAAACTTAGATACGCGCAGCGCAAAGTGCAATGAATGTCACGAACCTAATTTTCACTAGACAATATCACTACTCGTCGAATAGCACTATGATAAGATCTTGTTGACAAGGTCATCGAGTTCTTCACTTGCATCGAAAAGAATGTTGTTGCTTGTTAGTACATTGTTTATGTATCGTGTAGCTTTGAAATAGGCGAAGCTACATAAACTGAAGGTGGTCAGTTGAACATCCTTTGTCGGAAAATGATCAAAAAGTTACTTTTTTACCCTTAACAAAATTTCTAGTTTCGCTATTGAGCTGCTGCATTGTACCTCACAGGCTCAGGTAAGACAGCAGGGACAACACGAGTCACTCCATCGCGACCTAATGATTGGCTTCGGGACATGGGAATTTGACCCTATAGATTTGGAAAATCCGTTTCCCAACAATGGAGGTTCAGTTCACTTATGGCAAGGGGACGAGGACAAGCTCGTCCCTGCAACACTACAACGATACATTGCACAACGACAACTTTGGATtcaatatcatgaaatccccGGTGCTGGTCATATGTTTCCGGTTCTTGATGGCATGGCGGATAAAATTGTGAAAGCTCTTCTAATCGGAGAGAAAAATGTCTCGTAAGAGTTGCATGTACGTACTAGGTTGTCTATCACGTTACATAATGCATGTCATTTTTAATACATCGAttgtgtttttagtatttttcataGGACTAATCATACTTGCATAAGAGAAAATGTCATTTCTAGTGACTATTTTCAATAGCATGTTGTGTGAGAATTTGTGTTTTTGCACCTTTATAGTGAAATTTGTATGGTATAGAGCTTTTGGTTGcccaattttgtttttttttaaaacatttgtATAGTCATTTTAGTTTCattactttatatttattagtttgatATAATTATCGAGTGTGAATAATATTTTATTCTAGAATAATCgttacaaaaagaagaaataagcatctagtacccttccgaactatggtcaaagttgctacgTCACACTTCAATTTCATAGGGGTCCTATTACTCCCCTctaactcaattttagtgtatttttgttaCTCTTTTATGTTGATGTGAGACcattattacataaaatagagCCCACGTCAGCTTGATAAAAAATGTCACGTTAGCTAAAACGGTtgacaaaaataagctaaaattgagttcaggaatAATAATATCTTTGTGATGTAAAGTATATCGtaataaatttgatcataattcaaGGGGTACGAGATGCTTTGCtccaaaaagaaatataatatcataaatcaaaaaaAGGCTAATGTTACAGCATCAAATAAGAGAAAGgtatataattataaataataatctaaattgaaaaagataaaagaaaatagtcaaaacacaCTTGAAGACAACCTTGTCGActatttcatttttctatttgAACTATCATTTCtatgtattaattaattaataaatatatcttaattatcaattattttcttttcccATTAAAACGACAGTGATAATTcagatagaaaaataaataattaatagttGAGTTGGTGATTGTTCATGTATGAAAAAGGAACAATTGATAGCCCAGGTACTAAACTCACGaaaaaatttaacataatatatactcAAATTTGGACTTAGCTGACAAGTAAACACTCCAACATTGAGAATGCACGTCTAGTTAATGCacgtttttttgttgttgttgtatcgctatttttttcattatgttgCATGCGTGCGATGTTTGAATATGGTCCtttgtctcgagccgggggtctttcggaaacagcctctcgaCTTTTTCGGAgatagtgatatggactgcgtacattctaccctctccaaaccccactatgtgaaaatatactgggtttgttgttgttgttattatgaaAATACACGTCTAAACACCTTATCTCGATTCTATTTTTTCCGTTTTTAAACACTCAAACTTACAAAATGATCTCATAGAGTCCtcgaaatatttttttatgaagttTTAGGCACCTATCTATCTTTTATTGCATATGGCATTCTAATATACAATGTTGAATTTAGACTATTCATGTTATCATAATATACAAACTCTTTGATTGAacaattttgtttttatctttgaTCTGCAAGAAGGTAAGTATAAATCATCTTGGTTATTAATTCCAAAGTTTGGGGATATATTTTAGaccttttttttcaattaaaaaatgccacgtgtaaataattttatcaattactTATAAAATccattttctctttaaaaaattTGTCTTCCCTAATTCTGCATAAAAATAGAAAACGgacggaccacaagggtctatagTACGCAGCCTTAATCTACATTTCTGCGAGAGGTTGTAGCTGCAACCTTATCAATTACTCCAAACTCCCTTTCAATTACCAACATAAAGTACAAAAAAGGACAGCCCACTGCACTAAAACTTCAGCATGCGTGAGATCCGAAAAAGGACTAAACCACAATAATCtattgtatgcagtcttaccATGCATCCTTGTAAGATGTTGTTTCCACGTTATGAATGTGTGACCTCCATGTCACATGGTCGCAAAcattaccagttactccaagactcccTTCAACAACCAACATAAGCTACAAAAAAaggttgctcggactcttcaaaatgtCGACGGGTGCGCAGTGGCGGACCCAAGATTTAGGAGTTGTGGGTGTACAAGAGGTTCGAAAACACATTAATGTTCGAAGTTTTAAGGTTCTTTCAGGTAATTAAAACATCCAACTATCTTCTTGGCTTAGTGAATGCTTTTCTAAATCTTATATcagattttatacatttttttatataattatatctattcTGCGGTAAATTTAATTGGTGTTGGAGTGTCGAATATATTTGAAGGATCCAATATGGGCGCAGTAACATTTTTGAAGCGTTCGAGCAACTTAGACTTAAAAGGATCAAAAGTATTAAGTGTGTCGTTAAGGGACTATTTTGAATCTATCCTTAAACATAAGGGaccatttttgtcattttctttctACAAATCATATgttaaagaaaaatcaagatgCAAACTATTATTAGATCAGATATCTcttaatatctaaattaatttaaattctgTAAATCTATAGACTATtagtaattgaaaaaaaaaaatggctGGTGGAGGGCCAACAAGGAGAATTTCAGCAGCTTCAGCAAGAGCTCATACTCGTAAAGCTAAACAAAAAAGTTCTATTCCTCTTCCTTCTGGTGGGTTTTATTGTTATCCCTTTTTTCTTTAATACGTTAATTGTATTATATGTGGAAAATGTAGTGAACAAAATGAATCTTGATTATGTAAAGAACTGAGTCGTTTTTGTTAAGGAGCGCTTTGTTCTTGATATGGAGCTCTTGGGGTGAATTTAGATTTAGTCGGCCTCCAATACAGGTATTAGAAAAGAAAGTTGACGACTTTCTTGGGTTTCGAGTTGGGGATTGAATCTTGATTATGTAAAGTTGATGAATTTTTTGAGTatgaatttttcaattttattttggagATAAAACATCCAGTACCTCCTCGAATTATGGCCAGaattgctacgacacactccaacttcacaactcaattttagcttatttttatcgCCCTTTTATGCTGACGTGCctcctttattacataaaaatggagTCCACATCAAAGGTGCCAAGTTAGCTAagaaggtgtcacgtcagctaaaaaggttgacaaaaatacgctaaaatttagttccgGGGGTAATAGGAACCCAtaaaagttggagtgtgtcgtagcaaatttggtcatagttccaGGGGTACTAGGTGCTTTactctttattttgtattatgtAGAATATATAGTTAAGAACTGAATCTTGACTATGTAAAGTTGATGGCTTTATTGGGTTTCGAGCTGGGGATAGGGAGTCGTCTTTGTTAGAGAGTGTAGTGAATACTATTCCGATTGTTCAACAGAGAAAGATTGATTGCATCAACAAATTGAAATAGGAAAATTACGGTAACCAAAAACTATTGATAGAGAGGGTAGAAGGAGATGTGGTGTTAGGCAGAGACGGGGACGAGAAGCCATCAAAGAAAAGGGATGAGAAGAATCAGATTCTTCATAACAATTCGCATAATGCCTTCTTTCCAAACTAATCTCCCTTTTTAACTAGATGTTAGTTGGGTTGGGATAAACACTCCAGCATTTTGCTCGGCCCAATTTCATTCACCACTTCTAACCCATGGACCCTTACCAAATTAGCTTGGTTCACAATACAGAGCGCTTTGTTCTTGATGTGGGAGTCAAATTTagtcgggcatgtgatgaggcaGCGCACGGATGCCCCATTTCGGAGGCATGAAAGGTTGTCTATGGATGGTTTCGGgcagggtagaggtaggccaaagaaatattggaggaaggtgattagacgtgacatggagcagttacaagttacggaggacatgaccctagataggaaagtGTAGATGATGCGTATTAGGGTATAGGGTTAGTAGGTGGGTGTGCGCCCTTGCTAGTAGGTAGGAGTTGTGTTTGAAGCCGTGCCAGTGGTCATAAGTGCTATGTGTGTGTCTGGGAGTTTTTTGTTCGTGATGTCTTATAACTACTACGTGGGTGTCTTGTTTCTGTTATTATCTATTGGTGTGCGATTCCACTTTGTTTTTGTCTTTATTATGTCTTTTTACTGTTTTgtgtcttgagccgagggtctatcagaaacagcctctctatctcatccgaggtagtggtatggactgcgcaCACTTACCCACCCTGGACCCCACTTAGTGGGaatacaccgggtatgttgtttTTTCCCGTAGAATcgaaaattttgaattgaagatAAGTTTATTGATTTTGCAAATGCTCTTTTCCAAAAGTTTTATTAGATACTTGAATCAGATTGCTCTTTTTCTATTTGTCCTTCTAAATTTGTTGAATTCGTGATTATCTTGCAACTCAAATGAGATCATTTCAGGGACGTTTGCGAAAATTCTTCTGGTTGTTTTGATTGGTTTATTGGCGTGGGGTTATCAGGCAACACGACCGCCTCTCCCTAAGATCTGTGGGTCCCCAGACGGTCCTCCCGTCACCGCACCTAGAATCAAACTTAGTGATGGAAGACACTTGGCTTACAAGGAGTTTGGTGTACCGAGAGAGAACGCAAAATATAAGATTGTGTATATCCATGGGTACGATGAATGCAGGCATGATGTTCCGAGTAACATCCTCTCTCAAGTAATGTCACTTGATTCTTTTGCTCATATTCTTTTACGGACCACCAACTTTGTATTTTGGACGTAATATTTTGTTCTTTTGCAGGACGTTATTGAAAGTTTAGGAGTGTACATTGTTTCCTTTGATAGACCTGGTTATGGAGAAAGTGATCCTAATCCAAAACGAGCAGTCAAAAGCTTGGCGTTTGACGTACAGGAGCTTGCCGATCAATTAGGACTCGGGTCCAAATTCTACGTCATTGGATTTTCGATGGGGGGACAGGCCGTCTGGACCTGTCTCAGATACATTCCTCACAGGTAATCTCATTTTCATTACATGTACATTTCGAGAGTGTTAAACCTCATATGCAATGCGGAACCGAGTATTTTACTAAGGGGCTGTAAAATATAAAGAAGCGAACACACAAAGAAGCCAATGACATATATTGTAAATACATAAAACATAGATTTAATGACCAAAAACTTACCGAAACTATCCACTTTTACCGAGTTTCATACCTCAACTATCCATTGTTCTATTTACCTACCTAAACAAACTATCACCTTTTCGCAAGTTTCATGCCTAACTATCACGCCCTTTGTATTAAAACATACCTCGATGCTAAGTTGGCTTATACACACTTATTGTCAATTGTGAACAAGTATTTGGCCAACTTAGCATTGAGGTGTGTTTTAATACCAAGGGAGTGATAGTTTCGATAGGTAAAGAGAAGAATGCATATTTGAGGTATGAAACTCGTGAAAAAGTGatagcttaggtgtgttttcgACCGTTAactctaaaatataattttgacgTTGTTTATTAAGTTATTTGAAATGAATATCAAAGATTCAAGACTCACGTTCGTTACTTGTAATAGATTGGCAGGTGCAGCTCTTATTGCACCAGTTGTCAACTATTGGTGGCCTAAGTTACCTGTGAATATGTCCCTAGAAGCATTCGACCTTCAGCTTCCTCAAGACAAATGGACCCTTCGCGTTGCTCATTACCTTCCGTGGCTCACCTATTTGTGGAACACGCAGAAGTTCTTTCCGGCATGCAGTGCTGCAAGTCACAACCCTGCTGTTTTCTCTTCAAAGGACCTAGAGCTAATTTCGAAGCAAAGTTCGAGCCAGGACTATCGTGTAAGTGTTCTTTCCTTCAGCATCAATTTGTTATGAAAATGCAGCTATAGATGGCCTAATTTTTGGTCaaaagctatgttgctcggactcccCAAAAATGTTGCCGCGCCTTTGTCGTATCCTCCAAATATGCACTACTTTTGGATGATCCGATGCACCCCTGGCGACATTTTTGAAGTGTGTGACGGTGAGCAACATTGGACAAAAGTCTCATTTGACGTTGGCAGTGTTCAGGGAAGCGTGATGCGGAAAAAGCCGACAAGTGTTTGCATCATGCATTAGGCTAAGCGTGAAGCGATGCCAGCGCATCATTGAAGTGAAACACCTTCTGCAAAACAGACCAGCGAGACCACAATAGcaaaacaacagcaacaacatacccaatatattcccgcatagtggggtttggggagggtagaatgtacacagttcatatcactacctcagaggtgaggtagagaggctgtttgcGATAGACCCCCAGTTCGAGACCAAACAACGTAGGAAAAGACATAatataagaacaagaaacaaacgaagaagaagaagaagctgcaGCAGTGGACTTCAAAGTGAACCCTAGAAAATCGCAGAAGTGGTAGTCGTAGCAGTAGActcctttatttttaaatttaaaatttaccctGAATGTAAAATCAACATGAAGCGACTCTTCTTTTTCATTCAACCAAAGTATCAAAGTTTTCAAACTGCCGACTCTTTTGGACTCAAAATAGCTCACATATACTTTTCCTATACAAGATTCTATCAACAGAAAGCTGTTATCAATGACAAAACTTTAACAGCTATACTAAGTACTATATCGGATATGTGTTAATCTGCTCCGACTTCGATAACCATTTGCATTGCCTTTGTCCCGTGTCCATCTGGACAGCAATATCTCAGACCCTTTGTCCCGATGGCCTGTTTGCTGAATCTCGTGCTATTTCTCCCCCCATCTTTGGTATACTGCTGCACCGAAGCAGAATCCCAGCATTCCTGCTTGTGGTCTGCTATTGTTGATTCT from the Capsicum annuum cultivar UCD-10X-F1 chromosome 9, UCD10Xv1.1, whole genome shotgun sequence genome contains:
- the LOC107843218 gene encoding uncharacterized protein LOC107843218 isoform X4, encoding MLGMFGKILAIFFVGFAVYAYRTLQPPPPKICGTPDGPPITAPRVKLSDGRYLAYKEHGVPKDQARHKIVFIHGYDSNRHDAVVATGLSPEVIESLGVYIVSIDRPGYGESDPNPKRTVKSLAFDVQELADRLELGSKFYVIGFSMGGQAVWTLLKYIPHRLAGAALLAPVTNYWWPNFPANLSTEAFSHQLPQDRWNLRVAHYLPWLTNWWNTQKFFPACSAASYNPGVLSPQDLALMPKYRARRVFYAQVRQQGQHESLHRDLMIGFGTWEFDPIDLENPFPNNGGSVHLWQGDEDKLVPATLQRYIAQRQLWIQYHEIPGAGHMFPVLDGMADKIVKALLIGEKNVS
- the LOC107843218 gene encoding uncharacterized protein LOC107843218 isoform X9, whose amino-acid sequence is MTAKAKVAEKGTKEISAASLLSRMFGKILAIFFVGFAVYAYRTLQPPPPKICGTPDGPPITAPRVKLSDGRYLAYKEHGVPKDQARHKIVFIHGYDSNRHDAVVATGLSPEVIESLGVYIVSIDRPGYGESDPNPKRTVKSLAFDVQELADRLELGSKFYVIGFSMGGQAVWTLLKYIPHRLAGAALLAPVTNYWWPNFPANLSTEAFSHQLPQDRWNLRVAHYLPWLTNWWNTQKFFPACSAASYNPGVLSPQDLALMPKYRARRVFYAQVRQQGQHESLHRDLMIGFGTWEFDPIDLENPFPNNGGSVHLWQGDEDKLVPATLQRYIAQRQLWIQYHEGPPVTAPRIKLSDGRHLAYKEFGVPRENAKYKIVYIHGYDECRHDVPSNILSQDVIESLGVYIVSFDRPGYGESDPNPKRAVKSLAFDVQELADQLGLGSKFYVIGFSMGGQAVWTCLRYIPHRLAGAALIAPVVNYWWPKLPVNMSLEAFDLQLPQDKWTLRVAHYLPWLTYLWNTQKFFPACSAASHNPAVFSSKDLELISKQSSSQDYRAQVRQGGEYESLHRDLMISFGTWEFDPTDLDNPFPNNEGSVHLWQGAEDKLSPVILQRYIAQQLPWIQYHEIPGAGHLVPMIDGMGEKIVNTLLTA
- the LOC107843218 gene encoding uncharacterized protein LOC107843218 isoform X6, which codes for MFGKILAIFFVGFAVYAYRTLQPPPPKICGTPDGPPITAPRVKLSDGRYLAYKEHGVPKDQARHKIVFIHGYDSNRHDAVVATGLSPEVIESLGVYIVSIDRPGYGESDPNPKRTVKSLAFDVQELADRLELGSKFYVIGFSMGGQAVWTLLKYIPHRLAGAALLAPVTNYWWPNFPANLSTEAFSHQLPQDRWNLRVAHYLPWLTNWWNTQKFFPACSAASYNPGVLSPQDLALMPKYRARRVFYAQVRQQGQHESLHRDLMIGFGTWEFDPIDLENPFPNNGGSVHLWQGDEDKLVPATLQRYIAQRQLWIQYHEIPGAGHMFPVLDGMADKIVKALLIGEKNVS
- the LOC107843218 gene encoding uncharacterized protein LOC107843218 isoform X7, yielding MTKKILVMFFIGILAFVYRAITPPPPRICGSSGGPPITSPRIKLSDGRHLAYKEQGVAKDQAKYKIVFIHGFDSCKHDVVIAHTLSHEVMQSLGIYIVSIDRPGYGESDPHPKRTPKTLALDIEELADQLELGSKFYVIGFSMGGQAIWGLLKYIPHRLAGAALLAPVTNYWWPNFPANLSTEAFSHQLPQDRWNLRVAHYLPWLTNWWNTQKFFPACSAASYNPGVLSPQDLALMPKYRARRVFYAQVRQQGQHESLHRDLMIGFGTWEFDPIDLENPFPNNGGSVHLWQGDEDKLVPATLQRYIAQRQLWIQYHEIPGAGHMFPVLDGMADKIVKALLIGEKNVS
- the LOC107843218 gene encoding uncharacterized protein LOC107843218 isoform X5, whose product is MIRKMIALFGIVILALIYKAIMPPPPKKCGSNNGPPITAPRVKLSDGRYLAYKENGVPRDQAKHKFVFIHGFDCVRHDVALLTTISPEVMQSLGIYIVSIDRPGYGESDPHPKRTPKTLALDIEELADQLELGSKFYVIGFSMGGQAIWGLLKYIPHRLAGAALLAPVTNYWWPNFPANLSTEAFSHQLPQDRWNLRVAHYLPWLTNWWNTQKFFPACSAASYNPGVLSPQDLALMPKYRARRVFYAQVRQQGQHESLHRDLMIGFGTWEFDPIDLENPFPNNGGSVHLWQGDEDKLVPATLQRYIAQRQLWIQYHEIPGAGHMFPVLDGMADKIVKALLIGEKNVS
- the LOC107843218 gene encoding uncharacterized protein LOC107843218 isoform X8, with protein sequence MQSLGIYIVSIDRPGYGESDPHPKRTPKTLALDIEELADQLELGSKFYVIGFSMGGQAIWGLLKYIPHRLAGAALLAPVTNYWWPNFPANLSTEAFSHQLPQDRWNLRVAHYLPWLTNWWNTQKFFPACSAASYNPGVLSPQDLALMPKYRARRVFYAQVRQQGQHESLHRDLMIGFGTWEFDPIDLENPFPNNGGSVHLWQGDEDKLVPATLQRYIAQRQLWIQYHEIPGAGHMFPVLDGMADKIVKALLIGEKNVS
- the LOC107843218 gene encoding uncharacterized protein LOC107843218 isoform X1, with product MAESHPNSGMTKKILVMFFIGILAFVYRAITPPPPRICGSSGGPPITSPRIKLSDGRHLAYKEQGVAKDQAKYKIVFIHGFDSCKHDVVIAHTLSHEVMQSLGIYIVSIDRPGYGESDPHPKRTPKTLALDIEELADQLELGSKFYVIGFSMGGQAIWGLLKYIPHRLAGAALLAPVTNYWWPNFPANLSTEAFSHQLPQDRWNLRVAHYLPWLTNWWNTQKFFPACSAASYNPGVLSPQDLALMPKYRARRVFYAQVRQQGQHESLHRDLMIGFGTWEFDPIDLENPFPNNGGSVHLWQGDEDKLVPATLQRYIAQRQLWIQYHEIPGAGHMFPVLDGMADKIVKALLIGEKNVS
- the LOC107843218 gene encoding uncharacterized protein LOC107843218 isoform X3, with the protein product MAGGGPTRRISAASARAHTRKAKQKSSIPLPSGTFAKILLVVLIGLLAWGYQATRPPLPKICGSPDGPPVTAPRIKLSDGRHLAYKEFGVPRENAKYKIVYIHGYDECRHDVPSNILSQDVIESLGVYIVSFDRPGYGESDPNPKRAVKSLAFDVQELADQLGLGSKFYVIGFSMGGQAVWTCLRYIPHRLAGAALIAPVVNYWWPKLPVNMSLEAFDLQLPQDKWTLRVAHYLPWLTYLWNTQKFFPACSAASHNPAVFSSKDLELISKQSSSQDYRAQVRQGGEYESLHRDLMISFGTWEFDPTDLDNPFPNNEGSVHLWQGAEDKLSPVILQRYIAQQLPWIQYHEIPGAGHLVPMIDGMGEKIVNTLLTA